One Natrinema sp. DC36 genomic window, GTGATGGGTGTCACCCTGATCAGTCCCATTCTACCGGACCTCCGCTCAGTATTCAAGATCAGCGATGCGCAAATAGGGCTCATGATCACAGCGTATACGCTCCCCGGCGTGTTTCTGACGCCGTTTATCGGCCTGTTATCCGACCGTCTGGGACGCCGGACGGTCGTCCTCCCTCTGTTGGTCCTCTTCGGCCTCGCCGGCGGTGGTATCGCGCTCGGCCCGTCGTTTCGCGGGGTGCTGGCCCTCCGATTCGTTCAGGGGATCGGCGGCAGCGGACTTATGGTACTGGCGATAACGCTCATCGGCGATTTCTACGGGGGAAAACGACGGAATAAGATCATGGGCGTAAACGGCAGTGCCATTGGCATCGGTGCCGCCACGTATCCTCTGCTCGGTGGAGCGTTAGCCACTATCCGCTGGAACATTCCGTTCGCGTTCTTCGGCCTCAGTCTCGTCGTCGGTGCTATCGCTCTCTTCACTCTCGAAGAACCCACGATAGCCGATCCGCCTGCGATCGGAACGTACGTATCGCGGGTGATCTCTGCGGTCCTCATCTCGAGAGCGCTCGGACTCTGGGCTGCAGCGTTTCTCACGTTTTTCCTGTTTTACGGGTGCATTCTAACAGTTCTC contains:
- a CDS encoding MFS transporter, which produces MTPVSSRQARGDVPWTSAIFQTVLACSLIGVMGVTLISPILPDLRSVFKISDAQIGLMITAYTLPGVFLTPFIGLLSDRLGRRTVVLPLLVLFGLAGGGIALGPSFRGVLALRFVQGIGGSGLMVLAITLIGDFYGGKRRNKIMGVNGSAIGIGAATYPLLGGALATIRWNIPFAFFGLSLVVGAIALFTLEEPTIADPPAIGTYVSRVISAVLISRALGLWAAAFLTFFLFYGCILTVLSLLLSDVHGLSAGQIGLLFSMVSIANATTASQYGRISQYFDARQLISLGFVGFGVSLLGVWAASTPILIGAMLLCFGLGFGLVMPSLDTTVVSLVSGQLRASMMGVLTSMLWLGQTVGPIAFTGFAGAAFDEPVTGYRFSLLFWGTATLIGGVLAFLALNRR